The Longimicrobiaceae bacterium DNA segment CGGGCAGCTGTACGTGGTCAACTCCGGCTCGTTCGGCGGCAACAACGGCTCCCTCTCGGTGGTCGACGTGAACACGCGGCGTGAGACGAGCCACCACCCCGGCTTCGGCAACTTCCCCGGGAGCGTCGCCGTGGGGCGCGACGGCCTGGTGCACGTGGGGGTGTACGGCGAGGGCGTCCGGGTCTGGGACCCCGCCACTCGGCTCTTCCGCGGGCTGAACCCCATCGTCCCCGGCGGAAAGCCCCCCGTGTCCGGGATCGGGTTCGACTTCGCCGGCCGGCTCCACACCCTGAACCCCGGCAGCTGCAAGGATCCGGGGACCCTGTACCGCCTGGGGAGCACCTTCCAGGTCGAGCAGCAGACGTCCACCGGGATCTGCCCCTTCGGCCTGGCCTTCACCTTCCTCCCGTAGGCTCCGGCCATGGCTCGTCCGGGGGTGGACGCACCCCGCGTCCACCCCCATTCTTTCCGGATGCGATACCGCGTGCCGCTCTCCTTCCGCCCGCTCCTCCTCGCCACGGCGACGCTCACCGCGGTGCGCGTTCCGCTGCGCGGGGAGGCGTCGGCGGAGGAGCTGCGGGCGGCGACGGCGTTCTACCCGCTCGTGGGGCTGCTGGTGGGCGCGGTGCCCGCGGCGGTGCTCCTCCTCCCCCTCCCGCCCCTCCCCCTGGCGACGCTGGCCCTGGCCGCGTGGGTGCTGGTGACCGGCGCGCTGCACCTGGACGGCTGGGCGGACTGCTGCGACGCGGCGTTCGCGCCGGCCGCCGGGGATGCGCAGGCCACGCGCGAGCGGCGCCTGGCGATCCTCAAGGACCCCCGGCTGGGGACCTTCGGGGGGG contains these protein-coding regions:
- a CDS encoding adenosylcobinamide-GDP ribazoletransferase — protein: MRYRVPLSFRPLLLATATLTAVRVPLRGEASAEELRAATAFYPLVGLLVGAVPAAVLLLPLPPLPLATLALAAWVLVTGALHLDGWADCCDAAFAPAAGDAQATRERRLAILKDPRLGTFGGAGLALLLLGKWTGLVYAPAMAPLLVAPVARWAMVHALRSYPAA